One Kitasatospora sp. NBC_01266 genomic window carries:
- a CDS encoding Lrp/AsnC family transcriptional regulator codes for MQTETTDPATLLDNLDRRLVCALQLDGRAEPGLLAQVLGVSVRTVTRRLARLRETGVLRVVLLPPAVDEAVGALLLRVRVLRGRVTAVADALAARADVPFVDLMLGGQEISAVVVTDQAGRDRLLYRQLPGTDAVTETTVHAVLHLFADAAQWQAGLLTEAQVAALTPGQPEQPDRPLPLDQLDGSLLAELGEDARRSAAALAQALGVPESTVRRRLRRLAAAGLLRTHATVDPRLLGMTVDANLWLSVPPGRLAEAGRALAAHPQVHGVLATSGPHNLMAAVFCPDYDALYRFTTEVLAPLGADRVETAIVARAVKRAGVRLTLPGEGRRGSG; via the coding sequence ATGCAGACCGAGACGACGGATCCGGCCACCCTGCTGGACAACCTGGACCGCCGCCTGGTCTGCGCCCTGCAACTGGACGGCCGGGCGGAGCCGGGCCTGCTCGCCCAGGTGCTCGGGGTCTCGGTGCGGACGGTGACCAGGCGGCTGGCCCGGCTGCGCGAGACCGGGGTGCTGCGCGTGGTGCTGCTGCCACCGGCGGTGGACGAGGCGGTCGGCGCGCTGCTGCTGCGGGTGCGGGTGCTGCGCGGCCGGGTGACGGCCGTCGCGGACGCGCTGGCGGCCCGGGCGGACGTGCCGTTCGTCGACCTGATGCTCGGCGGCCAGGAGATCAGCGCGGTGGTGGTCACCGACCAGGCCGGGCGCGACCGGTTGCTCTACCGCCAGCTCCCGGGCACCGACGCGGTCACCGAGACCACGGTGCACGCCGTATTGCACCTGTTCGCCGACGCCGCGCAGTGGCAGGCCGGGCTGCTCACCGAGGCGCAGGTCGCGGCGCTGACCCCCGGTCAGCCGGAGCAGCCCGACCGGCCGCTCCCGCTGGACCAGTTGGACGGTTCACTCCTCGCCGAGCTGGGCGAGGACGCCCGCCGCTCCGCCGCCGCCCTCGCCCAGGCGCTCGGCGTGCCCGAGTCCACCGTCCGGCGCCGACTGCGCCGGCTGGCGGCGGCTGGGCTGCTGCGCACCCATGCCACGGTCGACCCGCGCCTACTCGGCATGACGGTCGACGCCAACCTCTGGCTCTCGGTGCCCCCGGGCCGCCTCGCCGAGGCCGGCCGGGCCCTGGCCGCGCACCCGCAGGTGCACGGCGTGCTGGCCACCAGCGGTCCGCACAACCTGATGGCGGCCGTCTTCTGCCCGGACTACGACGCGCTCTACCGCTTCACCACCGAGGTGCTCGCTCCGCTGGGCGCCGACCGGGTGGAGACCGCGATCGTGGCGCGCGCGGTGAAGCGGGCGGGGGTGCGGCTCACCCTGCCGGGCGAGGGCCGGCGGGGGAGCGGCTGA
- a CDS encoding choice-of-anchor A family protein, with translation MRHSSKAALIAAATVTVLAFPLQGGAGAIPLPPPLGPCGGPNCPAVYPPVSNGDFAGRDANINVFTGGDYTVTGRAAEVEGWVVTLGNLLVDKNGGGLFNMGVVGVGSRVPPPNGTDFVSVGGNVTVRPANEVMVGGSDSKGPAYGDVRYGGTLTGKVTVVAPGSTIHDAGVRATYAPLRTTIEDFSQCAAQATATGTVTVTPFDATFTGDGTSARQVFNVSQNLGSAARKIDLKFAGIPSGATVIVNMLPDDAVVSTNTGNGLPGDQLTALGPKLLWNFPTSTMAHIIGGAQFQGSIMGGNPNGTTTVEQPGLNGRVYLAGNLVQTGTGGYEIHNYPFNGDLPDCSSPTPTPTPTPTPTPTPTPTPTPTPTPTPTPTPTPTPTVSLSPSPTETPTPTMSPTPTCSPTSGGWSPRPTASRTGVLPETGQGGTMPLLGLTGLLLIGGGGALLFGRYRRGRHS, from the coding sequence ATGAGGCATTCGAGCAAGGCCGCGCTGATCGCGGCGGCGACCGTGACGGTCCTGGCGTTCCCACTGCAAGGCGGCGCGGGGGCGATCCCGCTCCCGCCACCCCTGGGACCGTGCGGCGGGCCCAACTGCCCGGCGGTCTATCCGCCGGTGAGCAACGGTGACTTCGCCGGCCGGGACGCCAACATCAACGTCTTCACCGGTGGCGACTACACGGTGACCGGGCGGGCGGCCGAGGTGGAGGGCTGGGTGGTCACGCTCGGCAACCTGCTGGTGGACAAGAACGGCGGCGGCCTCTTCAACATGGGCGTGGTCGGCGTCGGCTCCCGGGTGCCGCCGCCCAACGGGACGGACTTCGTCTCGGTCGGCGGCAACGTGACCGTGCGGCCGGCCAACGAGGTGATGGTCGGCGGTTCGGACTCCAAGGGCCCCGCCTACGGTGACGTCCGCTACGGCGGCACGCTCACCGGCAAGGTCACCGTGGTCGCCCCGGGCAGCACGATCCACGACGCCGGCGTGCGCGCCACGTACGCGCCGCTGCGCACCACCATCGAGGACTTCTCGCAGTGCGCCGCGCAGGCCACCGCGACCGGCACGGTGACCGTCACCCCCTTCGACGCCACCTTCACCGGCGACGGCACCAGCGCCCGCCAGGTCTTCAACGTCTCGCAGAACCTGGGCTCGGCGGCCCGGAAGATCGACCTGAAGTTCGCCGGCATCCCGTCCGGTGCCACCGTCATCGTCAACATGCTCCCGGACGACGCGGTGGTCAGTACCAACACCGGCAACGGGCTGCCGGGCGACCAGTTGACCGCCCTCGGGCCCAAGCTGCTGTGGAACTTCCCGACCTCCACGATGGCCCACATCATCGGCGGCGCCCAGTTCCAGGGCTCGATCATGGGCGGCAACCCGAACGGGACCACCACCGTCGAGCAGCCGGGCCTGAACGGGCGGGTCTACCTGGCCGGGAACCTGGTGCAGACGGGGACCGGCGGTTACGAGATCCACAACTACCCGTTCAACGGCGACCTGCCGGACTGCTCCTCGCCGACCCCGACTCCCACCCCGACGCCGACACCCACCCCGACACCCACACCCACGCCGACCCCCACCCCGACACCCACGCCCACCCCCACCCCGACCCCGACCCCGACCGTGAGCCTGAGCCCCAGCCCGACCGAGACGCCCACCCCCACCATGAGCCCGACGCCGACCTGCAGCCCGACCTCGGGCGGCTGGTCCCCGCGCCCCACGGCCAGCCGGACCGGTGTGCTACCCGAAACCGGGCAGGGCGGCACGATGCCGCTGCTCGGCCTGACCGGGCTGCTGCTGATCGGTGGCGGCGGCGCGCTGCTGTTCGGCCGTTACCGCCGAGGTCGCCACTCCTGA